A region from the Bubalus kerabau isolate K-KA32 ecotype Philippines breed swamp buffalo chromosome 23, PCC_UOA_SB_1v2, whole genome shotgun sequence genome encodes:
- the LOC129638151 gene encoding testisin-like — MADERGVGCSHRFPGHSKVPKQTLDQRGRRPGWGTQGSRGSLSPRGRSAGPWNGRERRGRGAAGGEAMRPQGAALLLAQLLVRIEIAEQALRDKDLLLPGFQNSSMLSWPCGQRVIPTRIVGGKDAEIGHWPWQGSLRLWGYHFCGASLLNRRWALSAAHCFENNRNPFHWSIQFGELSAAPSIWNLQAYYNRYNVDQIFLSPYYLGAPVYDIALLKLSSSVTYTKYIQPICVMASISEFENRSDCWVTGWGDIEEELSLPSPYTLQEVQVGIINTTMCNHLFSMPDFRIDIWGDMICAGDPQGGKDSCFGDSGGPLVCEKKGLWYQVGVVSWGVGCGRPNRPGVYTNISVHYKWIREVLAQNNTCRLDPCLLLLLLPLLWALPFLQLA; from the exons ATGGCGGACGAGAGAGGGGTCGGCTGCTCACACCGGTTCCCGGGCCATAGCAAG GTACCCAAACAAACCTTGGACCAGCGAGGTCGTCGGCCCGGCTGGGGCACCCAGGGTTCCCGCGGCTCCCTCTCCCCCAGGGGGCGCTCAGCGGGGCCCTGGAACGGGCGGGAGCGGAGAGGGCGCGGGGCGGCCGGGGGCGAGGCCATGCGCCCGCAGGGGGCGGCGCTGCTGCTGGCGCAGCTGCTGGTGCGGATCGAAATCGCCGAGCAGG CCCTTCGGGACAAGGACCTGCTGCTTCCAG GTTTTCAGAACTCGTCGATGCTCTCAT GGCCTTGTGGCCAACGGGTCATCCCGACACGCATAGTGGGTGGAAAGGATGCAGAGATCGGACACTGGCCGTGGCAGGGCAGCCTGCGTCTGTGGGGCTACCACTTCTGCGGAGCGAGCCTGCTCAACCGCCGCTGGGCGCTCTCCGCCGCGCACTGCTTTGAAAA CAACCGAAATCCCTTTCACTGGTCAATCCAGTTTGGAGAGCTGTCTGCCGCACCATCCATTTGGAACTTGCAAGCCTACTACAACCGTTACAATGTGGACCAGATTTTCCTGAGCCCCTACTATCTGGGCGCTCCGGTGTATGACATCGCCCTGTTGAAGCTGTCCTCCTCAGTCACCTATACTAAGTACATCCAGCCCATCTGTGTCATGGCCTCCATCTCCGAGTTTGAGAACAGGAGTGACTGCTGGGTGACCGGCTGGGGAGACATTGAAGAAGAGCTGA GTCTGCCATCTCCCTACACCCTCCAGGAAGTGCAGGTCGGGATCATAAACACCACTATGTGTAATCACCTGTTCTCAATGCCCGATTTCCGCATTGACATCTGGGGAGACATGATTTGCGCTGGCGACCCTCAAGGCGGCAAGGATTCCTGCTTT GGTGACTCAGGTGGGCCCTTGGTCTGTGAAAAGAAAGGGCTGTGGTATCAAGTTGGAGTCGTGAGCTGGGGAGTGGGCTGCGGTAGGCCCAACCGGCCGGGTGTCTACACCAATATCAGTGTGCACTACAAGTGGATCCGAGAGGTTCTGGCCCAAAACAACACTTGCAGGCTGGacccctgcctgctgctgctgctccttccTCTGCTCTGGGCTCTCCCATTCCTACAGCTGGCCTGA